Proteins co-encoded in one Opitutus terrae PB90-1 genomic window:
- a CDS encoding PAS domain S-box protein, translating to MKPLLFQTQSLRHPERFRTRVSLALLLVSVAASESRGASTRSLTAAGTWELWIIPAVLVVAVASAGWAWWLSRRRSSPQGDGSGRLPHWLQRAADAALLIDEDGRVLDANQRALTLYGYTLAEMQALGPGHLAVNRGEELIHQRTLREADDGRVIATLHRRKDGSTFDATLSGAACVTRRGACLLATVHDVSLIKAAQRKVERTRQLQLMLAQVNQAIIRAESADQIQEMVCQILVETGLFKLAWIGRLDPESAAIRPAAAAGDDHGYLDEISVYADDRAEGRGPVGAAIREARISVCNDFLAAAHTSPWHEAAAKHGLRSSIALPVRVAGQVRAVLSVYASSPNFFGEDETALLEPVAADLSFALDMLEQEKKREQAEARSVLLGTALEGAPNGILITDLHGTIEWANPAFVRASGYAADELVGKNPRLLKSGHHRSEFYTELWRTILAGQTWHGEVVNRRKNGELYVEDLTIIPVRNAAGAIRQFVAISQDITGRKGAERRVREQAALLDQASDAIVVADLNHRVSFWNRGAERLFGTSAREMLGRTLEEAFALDRDVGPTAFHDALAEPRDWRGELRSRNQAGRTMIIETSVTMLRDDHGQPTGRLCISADVTHRKALEEQFLRVQRMENLGMLAAGISHDLNNILAPMRMVGPLLRDRLSEPRDLRLLDTLESCAARGAGLVRQILGFAQGVAGEHRVVQVKHLLRDITDVIAASFPKSIVLEDEIPADLWPVNGNPTQIHQVVLNLCVNARDAMPEGGTLRLRGQNCLLDEETARTIEGARPGPWLVLQVEDTGTGIPADVLSRIWEPLFTTKAPDKGTGLGLSTVRGIVAQHQGLVTVKTEVNRGTTFSVYLPVEETAVTGTGTASPFAATAARGEQVLFVDDEASICELATAVLSRHGYRVLTARDGAEAIAQFAPRIADIALVITDLDMPTLDGAALCRVIHTLSPDTKILATSGFVQAAPPKEAFSGFLPKPFTPEKLLKIVEEALPAKRAESTGSANRA from the coding sequence TTGAAGCCGCTTCTGTTCCAAACCCAAAGCCTGCGTCATCCTGAGCGTTTCCGGACGCGCGTGAGCCTTGCGCTGCTCCTGGTCTCCGTCGCGGCGTCGGAATCGCGCGGGGCGTCCACCCGCAGCCTGACGGCTGCCGGTACGTGGGAGCTATGGATCATCCCCGCGGTACTCGTCGTGGCGGTCGCCAGCGCGGGTTGGGCGTGGTGGCTTTCGCGTCGCCGCTCGTCACCGCAGGGCGACGGCTCCGGCCGATTGCCCCACTGGTTGCAGCGCGCCGCCGATGCGGCGTTGTTGATCGACGAGGACGGACGGGTGCTCGATGCGAACCAACGCGCGCTCACCCTCTACGGTTACACCCTCGCGGAAATGCAGGCGCTCGGTCCGGGCCACCTCGCCGTCAATCGCGGGGAGGAACTGATCCACCAGCGCACGCTGCGCGAGGCCGACGATGGCCGCGTGATCGCGACGCTGCACCGGCGCAAGGACGGCTCCACCTTCGACGCCACGCTGAGCGGCGCGGCCTGCGTCACCCGCCGCGGAGCCTGCCTGCTCGCGACCGTTCATGATGTTTCCCTGATCAAGGCGGCCCAGCGGAAGGTCGAGCGCACGCGCCAGCTGCAGCTGATGCTCGCCCAGGTCAACCAGGCGATCATCCGCGCCGAGTCGGCCGACCAGATCCAGGAGATGGTCTGTCAGATCCTGGTGGAAACCGGGCTCTTCAAGCTCGCGTGGATCGGTCGGCTCGACCCGGAAAGCGCGGCGATCCGACCCGCCGCCGCGGCGGGCGACGACCACGGTTATCTGGACGAAATCAGCGTCTATGCCGACGACCGCGCCGAGGGCCGCGGCCCGGTGGGCGCGGCGATTCGCGAAGCGCGTATCTCCGTCTGCAACGACTTCCTCGCGGCGGCGCACACCAGTCCGTGGCACGAAGCGGCGGCGAAGCACGGCCTGCGCTCCTCGATCGCGCTGCCGGTGCGCGTCGCCGGCCAGGTCCGCGCGGTCCTGTCGGTGTATGCATCGAGCCCGAACTTTTTTGGCGAGGACGAGACAGCCCTGCTCGAGCCGGTCGCGGCCGATCTGTCGTTCGCCCTCGACATGCTCGAGCAGGAAAAAAAGCGCGAACAGGCCGAGGCCCGCAGTGTGTTGCTCGGCACCGCACTCGAGGGCGCGCCCAACGGCATTCTCATCACCGACCTGCACGGCACGATCGAATGGGCCAACCCCGCCTTCGTCCGCGCGAGCGGTTATGCCGCCGACGAGCTGGTGGGCAAAAATCCCCGGCTGCTGAAGTCCGGCCACCATCGGTCCGAATTTTACACCGAGCTGTGGCGGACGATCCTCGCCGGACAGACCTGGCATGGCGAGGTCGTGAACCGCCGCAAGAACGGCGAGCTTTACGTCGAAGATCTCACGATCATCCCGGTGCGCAATGCCGCGGGCGCGATCCGGCAGTTCGTGGCGATTAGCCAGGACATCACGGGCCGCAAGGGCGCGGAGCGGCGGGTGCGCGAGCAGGCGGCGTTGCTGGACCAGGCGTCGGACGCCATTGTCGTGGCGGATCTGAACCATCGCGTTTCGTTTTGGAATCGCGGCGCCGAGCGGCTTTTCGGTACCAGTGCCCGTGAGATGCTGGGCCGGACGCTCGAGGAGGCGTTCGCGCTCGATCGCGACGTGGGGCCCACGGCGTTTCACGACGCGCTCGCGGAGCCGCGCGACTGGCGCGGCGAACTGCGCAGCCGCAACCAGGCCGGGCGAACGATGATCATCGAGACCAGCGTCACCATGCTGCGCGACGATCACGGCCAGCCCACCGGCCGGCTCTGCATCAGCGCCGATGTGACGCATCGCAAGGCGCTCGAGGAGCAGTTCCTGCGCGTGCAGCGGATGGAAAATCTCGGCATGCTCGCCGCCGGCATCTCGCATGACCTGAACAACATTCTCGCGCCGATGCGCATGGTCGGTCCGCTGCTGCGCGACCGGTTGAGCGAGCCGCGCGACTTGCGGCTGCTTGACACGCTCGAGAGCTGCGCCGCGCGCGGCGCCGGTCTCGTGCGCCAGATCCTCGGTTTTGCCCAGGGCGTCGCCGGCGAACACCGGGTGGTCCAGGTGAAGCATCTCTTGCGCGACATCACCGACGTCATCGCGGCATCGTTCCCGAAATCGATCGTGCTCGAGGACGAAATTCCCGCGGATCTCTGGCCGGTGAACGGCAACCCCACCCAGATTCACCAGGTGGTGCTCAACCTCTGCGTGAACGCGCGCGACGCGATGCCGGAAGGCGGCACGCTGCGACTGCGCGGGCAGAACTGCCTGCTCGACGAGGAGACCGCGCGTACGATCGAAGGCGCGCGGCCCGGTCCGTGGCTGGTGCTGCAGGTCGAGGACACCGGCACGGGCATTCCGGCCGACGTGCTCTCGCGGATTTGGGAGCCGCTGTTCACCACGAAAGCGCCGGACAAAGGCACGGGCCTCGGACTCTCCACCGTCCGCGGCATCGTGGCGCAGCATCAGGGCTTGGTGACCGTAAAGACGGAAGTGAACCGCGGCACGACGTTCAGCGTGTATCTGCCCGTCGAGGAAACGGCGGTGACCGGCACCGGGACGGCGAGCCCCTTTGCCGCGACCGCCGCGCGCGGTGAACAGGTGCTGTTCGTCGACGACGAAGCGAGCATTTGCGAGCTCGCGACCGCCGTGCTGAGCCGGCACGGCTACCGCGTGCTCACGGCCCGGGACGGCGCGGAAGCGATCGCGCAGTTCGCCCCGCGGATCGCGGACATCGCGCTCGTGATCACGGACCTCGACATGCCGACGCTCGATGGCGCCGCGCTCTGCCGCGTGATTCACACGCTGAGCCCCGACACGAAAATTCTGGCGACGAGCGGATTCGTGCAGGCGGCGCCGCCCAAGGAAGCGTTCAGCGGATTTCTGCCCAAGCCCTTCACGCCCGAGAAGCTCCTCAAGATCGTCGAGGAAGCGTTGCCCGCGAAGCGGGCGGAGAGCACTGGCTCTGCGAACCGTGCGTAA
- a CDS encoding PRC-barrel domain-containing protein, giving the protein MKTKIPPSLTFSFAVALCVASAAPAFAAGATAAAEKKSGTDGVTAAQHQLAGQSAQKLIGQDVRNPAGEGLGQVKDLVIDARAGQLVYALVSSGGLLGVGERIRAVPFAAFKDTYRADGDLVLPIDRTAWNNLAAIRETEIDTLLSEARASTLFSQFGLEWKDETKRLRRDAKAAGADTDSTPKLMRVAKLTGKDVVNAGQEVGKIEDIVLNFESRRASVLLDPNDDYTGSNQKFIVDFSQLSRSLDVPEKLTTVLTKADFARATPMQDDWWMMSSGYPYIWTGYSMVGGPGYAAAVTGAERAMGTAEERRAGQANARPSVEVIRDALRRDERIGEAARDVSVEQRKDKLVVTGTVPSAQAKRQIGDRLAELALGWEVDNELTVRSVGE; this is encoded by the coding sequence ATGAAAACGAAGATCCCCCCGTCGCTTACGTTCTCGTTCGCCGTTGCCCTGTGCGTCGCCTCGGCGGCGCCTGCGTTCGCGGCCGGTGCCACAGCCGCCGCCGAGAAAAAGTCCGGTACCGACGGGGTTACGGCCGCGCAGCACCAACTCGCCGGCCAAAGCGCGCAAAAGCTCATCGGGCAGGACGTGCGCAACCCCGCCGGCGAAGGCCTCGGCCAGGTGAAGGATCTCGTCATCGACGCCCGCGCCGGACAGCTCGTGTATGCGCTGGTGAGCTCCGGCGGACTGCTCGGCGTCGGCGAGCGGATCCGCGCCGTGCCGTTCGCCGCGTTCAAGGACACCTATCGCGCCGACGGCGATCTCGTCCTCCCGATCGACCGGACCGCATGGAACAACCTCGCCGCGATCCGTGAAACCGAAATCGACACGCTGCTGAGCGAAGCCCGCGCGAGCACGTTGTTCTCGCAGTTCGGGCTGGAGTGGAAGGACGAGACGAAGCGGCTCCGGCGCGACGCGAAAGCCGCCGGCGCCGATACCGATAGCACGCCCAAGCTCATGCGCGTGGCCAAACTCACCGGCAAGGACGTCGTCAACGCCGGCCAGGAGGTCGGCAAGATCGAGGACATCGTGCTGAATTTCGAAAGCCGCCGTGCCTCCGTGCTCCTGGATCCGAACGACGACTACACCGGCAGCAACCAGAAGTTCATCGTCGATTTCAGCCAGCTGTCGCGCTCGCTCGACGTGCCGGAGAAACTCACGACCGTTCTGACGAAAGCTGATTTTGCCCGCGCCACGCCCATGCAGGACGACTGGTGGATGATGTCCAGCGGCTATCCTTACATCTGGACGGGCTACAGCATGGTCGGAGGCCCGGGGTACGCCGCAGCCGTGACGGGCGCCGAGCGAGCCATGGGCACCGCCGAGGAACGCCGCGCGGGCCAGGCGAACGCCCGGCCGTCGGTCGAGGTGATCCGCGACGCGTTGCGGCGCGACGAGCGGATCGGCGAGGCCGCCCGCGACGTGTCGGTCGAGCAGCGCAAAGACAAGCTGGTGGTGACGGGAACAGTTCCTTCCGCCCAGGCGAAGCGCCAGATTGGCGATCGTCTCGCCGAACTCGCTCTCGGGTGGGAGGTCGACAACGAGCTCACCGTTCGTTCGGTCGGCGAGTAA
- a CDS encoding protease complex subunit PrcB family protein: protein MTRFALASLLALLLAGCGTAAGLTARPTAAPQQWSGPHSGVAEPSTRVVRDPAAWTALWQQLDREAPPAPAWSTRMAVAVFLGQRRSAGFRLEVLATREECGQLVITVREQQPAPGKIVAQVLTSPWAVAVVPASPLPVVARVRPGDPPVTSAER, encoded by the coding sequence ATGACCCGATTTGCACTGGCTTCTCTGCTCGCACTGCTCCTGGCCGGATGCGGCACCGCTGCCGGCTTAACCGCCCGGCCGACGGCCGCGCCGCAACAGTGGTCCGGACCGCACAGCGGCGTGGCCGAGCCTTCCACCCGCGTGGTCCGTGACCCGGCGGCGTGGACTGCACTGTGGCAGCAGCTCGATCGTGAGGCTCCGCCAGCGCCGGCATGGAGCACGCGCATGGCTGTCGCGGTTTTCCTCGGCCAGCGTCGTAGCGCCGGCTTCCGCCTCGAGGTGCTCGCGACGCGAGAGGAGTGCGGACAGCTCGTCATCACCGTCCGCGAGCAACAGCCCGCACCCGGCAAAATCGTCGCACAGGTGCTGACCTCGCCGTGGGCGGTGGCCGTAGTGCCCGCGTCGCCACTGCCCGTCGTCGCGCGCGTGCGGCCCGGGGACCCGCCCGTGACTTCCGCCGAGAGGTAA
- a CDS encoding DnaJ C-terminal domain-containing protein — protein MPVDFKDYYAVLGVARDASEADIKKAFRNLARKYHPDIAKDKRTAEEKFKEINEAYEVLGDPAKRKRYDELGARWQEQGAADGGGVPPDWDGRGFSARSADGQGFEFHFDGTGFSDFFEQFFGGGGGRRGAAGFSGMPQGFAFDTDEETGGPAAGRAGYEDRPRRRAGANVEGDLLVSLEEVLNGGTREVGVKFADPATGEARTKSYRVRIPKGVRDGQTIRLAGAGGPGHGGGAAGDLYLHARLARHPDFRVREADLFHDLDLAPWEAVLGTTVTVRTLGSRVSLRIPPGTTNGQTFRVRGHGLPTGPGDERGDFHVVVRIQTPTEVTDAERRLWEELARVSSFHPRQAH, from the coding sequence ATGCCCGTCGATTTCAAAGACTATTACGCCGTGCTCGGCGTCGCGCGGGACGCCAGCGAAGCGGATATCAAGAAAGCCTTCCGCAACCTCGCGCGGAAATACCATCCCGACATCGCGAAGGACAAACGGACGGCCGAGGAAAAATTCAAGGAGATCAACGAAGCCTACGAAGTGCTCGGCGATCCGGCGAAGCGGAAGCGTTACGACGAACTCGGCGCGCGCTGGCAGGAGCAGGGTGCGGCGGACGGCGGCGGCGTGCCGCCGGATTGGGACGGTCGCGGGTTCTCGGCGCGCAGCGCGGACGGACAGGGCTTCGAATTTCATTTCGACGGCACCGGATTCAGCGACTTCTTCGAGCAATTCTTCGGCGGCGGTGGCGGCCGGCGTGGAGCGGCGGGCTTCAGTGGCATGCCCCAGGGCTTCGCGTTCGACACGGACGAGGAGACTGGCGGCCCGGCGGCCGGCCGCGCCGGATACGAGGATCGGCCGCGGCGGCGCGCGGGGGCGAATGTGGAGGGCGATCTGCTCGTGTCGCTCGAGGAGGTGCTGAACGGCGGCACGCGTGAGGTCGGGGTCAAGTTCGCCGATCCCGCCACCGGCGAGGCGCGGACGAAATCCTATCGCGTGCGGATCCCGAAAGGCGTGCGTGACGGGCAGACGATCCGGCTCGCGGGCGCCGGCGGACCGGGGCACGGCGGTGGGGCGGCGGGAGATTTGTATCTGCACGCGCGGCTCGCACGGCATCCGGATTTCCGCGTACGCGAAGCGGACCTCTTTCATGACTTGGACCTGGCGCCATGGGAGGCGGTGCTCGGCACGACGGTCACCGTGCGCACGCTCGGCAGCCGGGTGTCATTGCGGATTCCGCCCGGCACGACGAATGGGCAAACATTCCGTGTTCGCGGGCATGGGCTGCCCACGGGACCGGGCGACGAGCGTGGGGACTTTCACGTGGTCGTGCGCATTCAAACCCCCACCGAGGTCACCGACGCGGAGCGCCGGCTCTGGGAAGAGCTGGCGCGAGTCTCCTCGTTCCACCCGCGGCAGGCGCACTAG
- a CDS encoding DUF2835 domain-containing protein, translating into MPDLILELHLTPDQMLGYYRGAVRTIVARATNGQTVQFPASVLQRHVTADGVHGRFRMEFDASHKFVRLEQLPG; encoded by the coding sequence ATGCCTGATCTGATTCTCGAGCTGCACCTCACGCCCGACCAGATGCTCGGTTACTATCGCGGTGCCGTCCGCACGATCGTCGCCCGCGCAACCAATGGTCAGACGGTTCAGTTTCCCGCTTCGGTGCTGCAGCGGCATGTGACCGCCGACGGCGTGCACGGCCGGTTCCGGATGGAATTCGACGCCAGCCACAAATTCGTCCGGCTGGAGCAGTTGCCCGGCTGA
- a CDS encoding DUF1772 domain-containing protein, with product MKLSLYMLALCLGLMPLLALAQPSTTVRGPDRLTQLESRVHRLERSYKSLAGPAFLAGVIAALWAQNTRRNAWLWFILGALFVPITLIVLLYLNARDRRPPPSAAPSAPG from the coding sequence ATGAAGCTGTCGCTCTACATGCTGGCATTGTGCCTTGGACTGATGCCGTTGCTGGCTCTGGCTCAACCCAGCACCACGGTGCGCGGCCCGGATCGGCTGACGCAGCTCGAATCCCGCGTCCACCGGCTCGAGCGCAGCTACAAATCGCTCGCGGGGCCGGCGTTTCTCGCCGGCGTCATCGCCGCGCTCTGGGCGCAGAACACCCGGCGCAACGCCTGGCTGTGGTTCATCCTCGGCGCGTTGTTCGTGCCGATCACGTTGATCGTGCTGCTGTATCTCAACGCGCGCGATCGCCGCCCGCCGCCGTCCGCTGCCCCGTCCGCGCCCGGCTGA
- a CDS encoding D-lyxose/D-mannose family sugar isomerase, producing MKRSEINRAFHEASDCFAKQGWALPPRPRWDITDFGLGDFRRCGLTLVNLATEPEYCEKLMYARRGQITPCHAHQKKKEDIICRVGELSLRLWPTKPASAGESTETFPVRVDGEVYAATAGKLLVLFAGSRVTLPPGLWHEFFPTSEECIIGEVSTANDDLRDNFFLDAEIGRFSTIEEDAPAHVRLVSE from the coding sequence ATGAAACGATCCGAGATCAATCGCGCGTTTCACGAAGCGAGCGACTGCTTCGCAAAGCAGGGTTGGGCCCTTCCGCCGCGTCCGCGGTGGGACATCACGGATTTCGGGCTCGGCGACTTTCGCCGGTGCGGGCTGACGCTGGTGAACCTGGCGACCGAGCCGGAATACTGCGAGAAGCTGATGTATGCGCGGCGCGGGCAGATCACGCCGTGCCACGCCCACCAGAAGAAGAAGGAGGACATCATCTGTCGCGTGGGCGAACTCTCGCTCCGGCTCTGGCCGACGAAGCCGGCGAGCGCGGGCGAATCGACCGAGACGTTTCCCGTCCGGGTGGATGGCGAGGTCTACGCCGCGACCGCCGGCAAGCTGCTGGTGCTGTTCGCCGGCTCGCGCGTGACGCTGCCCCCGGGATTGTGGCACGAGTTTTTTCCGACGAGCGAGGAGTGCATCATCGGCGAGGTGTCCACCGCGAACGACGACCTGCGCGACAACTTTTTCCTCGATGCGGAAATCGGCCGGTTTTCGACGATCGAAGAGGACGCGCCCGCGCACGTGAGGCTGGTGTCGGAGTGA
- a CDS encoding NAD(P)-dependent oxidoreductase translates to MLPKIGFVGVGRMGAAMARRLHECGLPVAAVYDVRPDAARSLAAELGATAADTLAAVTAAAEVIITVVSDDAAQLGVFAETGDSLLAGARGKVFVNCATLSPSTHVEVERRVRAAAGASLEACMASSIPQARAGTLYLMCGGSREVFERVKPVLEKLSAEPRYIGATGQAAQVKALVNMVMNINTAALAEGLGLGAALGLELTLLREVFAQTGAASQVLKTDGEDMQQRAHDCFFSAAHAAKDSGIAWRLGCEAGLHLPLAAATKLQYERMIALGLGELDKSGVAELTFKGRHG, encoded by the coding sequence ATGCTTCCCAAAATTGGTTTTGTCGGAGTCGGCCGGATGGGCGCCGCGATGGCGCGCCGGCTGCATGAATGCGGGTTGCCCGTGGCGGCGGTTTACGACGTGCGGCCGGACGCGGCGCGATCGCTCGCGGCGGAACTGGGCGCCACGGCCGCGGACACGCTGGCCGCGGTGACCGCGGCAGCAGAGGTGATCATCACCGTCGTCAGCGACGACGCGGCGCAGCTGGGCGTGTTCGCCGAGACCGGCGACAGCCTGCTGGCGGGCGCCCGCGGCAAGGTGTTCGTGAACTGCGCGACGCTGTCGCCGTCGACGCACGTGGAGGTGGAGCGACGTGTGCGGGCGGCTGCGGGCGCTTCGCTCGAAGCCTGCATGGCCTCGTCGATCCCGCAGGCGCGCGCCGGCACGTTGTATTTGATGTGCGGCGGCAGCCGCGAGGTGTTCGAGCGCGTGAAGCCGGTGCTGGAAAAACTCAGCGCCGAGCCGCGCTACATCGGCGCGACGGGTCAGGCGGCGCAGGTGAAGGCGCTGGTGAACATGGTCATGAATATCAACACGGCGGCGCTGGCGGAAGGGCTCGGACTCGGCGCGGCGCTGGGCCTCGAGCTCACGCTGCTCCGCGAAGTTTTCGCACAGACGGGCGCCGCCTCGCAGGTGCTGAAGACCGACGGCGAGGATATGCAACAGCGCGCGCATGATTGCTTCTTTTCGGCGGCGCATGCGGCGAAGGATAGCGGGATCGCCTGGCGGCTTGGTTGCGAGGCCGGGCTGCACCTCCCGCTCGCGGCGGCGACAAAGCTGCAGTACGAGCGGATGATCGCGCTGGGACTCGGCGAACTCGACAAGAGCGGCGTGGCGGAGCTGACGTTCAAAGGCCGGCACGGGTGA
- a CDS encoding hybrid sensor histidine kinase/response regulator yields the protein MASDPANSVALPERTPPVNILLVDDEPRNLDVLESLLHSAEYSLVRAQTAERALMLLLEGVFAVIVLDINMPGMSGIELAGLIKQRRRTQHIPIIFLTAYFQEDKDVLQGYGTGAVDYLTKPVNPEILRSKIAVFVELFRKTQALAASNAALEAEIRQRQQAEESLRQANDELEARVAARTAELVQLNQELQQRERALRASEAQVRFVTDYAPAFITQFDREHRFKFVNRTYARRFGLEPQQVIGQHFVEIMGEEADQIMRPHFEAALAGERVEFEAEIAYAGLGPRWVYVIHEPERAASGEIVGLLAVVTDITDRKLAEQEVARARDQALIAAKAKDDFLARLSHELRTPLNPVLLLASEAAGDPTLPPEVRADFESIAQNVTLEARLIDDLLDLTAITRGKLALALRPVRVHETLENALALVRQDLAQKNLRLVRQFDAPKDLVDGDDMRLKQIFWNVIKNAVKFTPPAGQITLCTRLSPDGGRMAITVTDTGIGMTAEECARIFTAFTQGDHALSGGGRYGGLGLGLAISRMLVQLHAGSISATSLGRDLGATFTIELPLSHAPMPVAPPAGSATPFARPGEPTPPPETRALRVLLIEDHQPTCRTLCELLTRRRYRVVTANTVADAYAAAARESFDFVISDVGLPDGNGCELMADLRARYGLRGAALTGYGRDEDVARSHAAGFVTHLTKPVSVRALDQALQQLVASLEPAN from the coding sequence ATGGCGTCTGACCCCGCCAACTCCGTCGCTCTCCCCGAACGCACGCCGCCGGTGAACATCCTGCTCGTCGACGACGAGCCGCGGAACCTGGATGTATTGGAAAGCCTGTTGCACTCGGCGGAGTACAGTCTCGTCCGGGCGCAGACGGCGGAGCGCGCGCTGATGCTCCTGCTCGAAGGCGTCTTCGCGGTGATCGTGCTCGACATCAACATGCCGGGCATGAGCGGCATCGAGCTCGCCGGGCTGATCAAGCAGCGCCGCCGCACGCAGCACATCCCGATCATTTTCCTCACGGCGTATTTTCAGGAGGACAAGGACGTGCTGCAGGGCTACGGCACGGGCGCGGTGGATTACCTGACGAAACCGGTTAACCCCGAAATCCTCCGCTCAAAAATCGCGGTGTTCGTCGAACTCTTCCGCAAGACGCAGGCGCTGGCCGCGAGCAACGCCGCGCTCGAAGCGGAAATCCGGCAGCGGCAGCAGGCCGAGGAATCGCTGCGTCAGGCCAATGACGAGCTGGAAGCGCGCGTCGCCGCGCGCACCGCCGAACTGGTGCAGCTGAATCAGGAGTTACAGCAGCGCGAGCGCGCGCTGCGCGCCAGCGAGGCGCAGGTCCGCTTCGTGACCGACTACGCGCCGGCGTTCATTACCCAGTTCGATCGCGAGCACCGGTTCAAGTTCGTCAACCGCACCTACGCGCGGCGATTCGGGCTCGAGCCCCAGCAGGTGATCGGCCAGCACTTCGTCGAAATCATGGGCGAGGAAGCCGACCAGATCATGCGGCCGCATTTCGAGGCGGCGCTGGCCGGCGAGCGCGTGGAGTTCGAGGCCGAGATCGCTTACGCCGGGCTCGGTCCGCGCTGGGTCTACGTGATTCACGAGCCGGAACGCGCGGCCAGCGGCGAGATCGTGGGACTGCTCGCCGTGGTCACCGACATCACCGACCGCAAGCTGGCCGAGCAGGAAGTCGCGCGCGCGCGCGACCAGGCGTTGATCGCCGCCAAGGCCAAGGACGACTTCCTCGCGCGACTCTCGCACGAGCTGCGCACGCCGCTCAACCCCGTGCTCCTGCTCGCCAGCGAGGCCGCCGGCGACCCGACGCTGCCGCCGGAAGTTCGCGCCGATTTCGAAAGCATCGCGCAGAACGTCACGCTCGAAGCACGGCTGATCGACGACCTCCTCGACCTCACGGCCATCACGCGCGGCAAGCTGGCGCTGGCGCTGCGACCGGTCCGGGTGCATGAAACGCTTGAGAACGCGCTCGCGCTCGTTCGCCAGGATCTCGCGCAAAAGAATCTGCGGCTGGTGCGGCAATTCGACGCGCCCAAGGATCTCGTCGACGGCGACGACATGCGGCTGAAGCAGATCTTCTGGAACGTGATCAAGAATGCCGTGAAGTTCACGCCCCCGGCGGGCCAGATCACCTTGTGCACGCGGCTGAGCCCCGACGGTGGCCGGATGGCGATCACCGTGACCGACACTGGCATCGGCATGACCGCCGAGGAATGCGCGCGCATCTTCACGGCGTTCACGCAGGGCGATCACGCGCTGAGCGGCGGTGGCCGCTATGGCGGGCTGGGCCTGGGGCTCGCGATTTCGCGCATGCTCGTGCAGCTGCATGCCGGCTCCATTTCCGCCACGAGTCTTGGGCGTGATCTCGGCGCCACGTTCACCATCGAGCTGCCCCTCAGCCACGCGCCCATGCCCGTCGCTCCGCCCGCCGGCAGCGCGACGCCGTTCGCGCGCCCCGGCGAGCCGACGCCTCCCCCGGAAACGCGGGCGTTGCGCGTTCTGCTGATCGAGGATCACCAACCCACGTGCCGTACCCTCTGCGAACTGCTCACCCGCCGCCGCTATCGTGTCGTCACAGCGAATACCGTGGCTGACGCCTATGCTGCGGCCGCCCGAGAAAGTTTCGACTTCGTCATCTCCGATGTCGGTTTGCCCGACGGCAACGGCTGTGAACTGATGGCCGACCTGCGCGCACGCTATGGACTGCGCGGCGCGGCTTTGACCGGCTACGGTCGCGACGAGGATGTCGCCCGCAGCCATGCCGCGGGGTTCGTCACGCACCTCACCAAACCGGTGAGCGTCCGCGCGCTCGACCAGGCCTTGCAGCAACTCGTCGCCTCGCTCGAGCCGGCGAATTGA